A single genomic interval of Rosistilla ulvae harbors:
- a CDS encoding FHA domain-containing protein, which produces MTIEPVNNIEPSNRSWLIGSGDDCDVVIDHPKVSKHHCQLTRTGDRLSIQDVNSENGTWIDGVPYVGPKPIRRGSSIMLGETVEMLWPVDLIEFKSVIAIGRSQDNDVVLDKPNVSGRHARLIDDGTALWIEDCGSTNGVALNRPDNLVRHHRVVPGDAIYLGSTRITIDRILKVGVATDSVNGQVFADRLAEKMLSTTLVSDGERKRQQKFRSALLTCFAIASILIGAACAVYFARIAEPTGPSGDRVPQAVR; this is translated from the coding sequence ATGACCATCGAGCCCGTCAACAATATCGAACCCTCTAACCGCAGCTGGTTGATCGGATCCGGCGACGATTGCGACGTCGTGATCGACCATCCGAAGGTTTCCAAGCACCATTGTCAATTGACGCGGACGGGAGATCGGTTGTCGATCCAAGACGTCAACAGCGAGAACGGAACCTGGATCGATGGTGTTCCCTACGTCGGTCCGAAGCCGATTCGCCGCGGGTCTTCGATCATGTTGGGCGAAACGGTAGAGATGTTGTGGCCTGTCGATCTTATCGAGTTTAAATCGGTGATCGCGATCGGTCGTTCGCAAGACAACGACGTCGTGTTGGATAAGCCGAACGTTTCGGGACGGCACGCTCGGTTGATCGACGATGGGACCGCGTTGTGGATCGAAGATTGTGGCAGCACCAATGGCGTGGCGTTGAATCGTCCCGACAACTTAGTGCGGCATCATCGCGTGGTCCCGGGGGACGCGATCTATCTGGGGTCGACGCGGATCACGATCGATCGGATCTTAAAGGTCGGTGTGGCGACCGATAGCGTCAACGGGCAGGTTTTTGCCGATCGATTGGCTGAGAAGATGTTATCGACGACATTGGTCAGCGACGGGGAGCGAAAGCGCCAGCAGAAGTTCCGCAGCGCGCTGCTGACCTGCTTCGCGATCGCCTCGATTTTGATCGGGGCCGCCTGCGCCGTCTATTTTGCAAGGATTGCCGAACCGACCGGCCCGTCGGGCGACCGGGTGCCACAAGCCGTTCGTTGA
- a CDS encoding pentapeptide repeat-containing protein — MVIAIIDSNFIDSNFIDCNFIDCNFIDCNFIDCNFIDCNFIDCNFIDCNFIDCNFIDCNFIDCNFIDCNFIDCNFIDLS, encoded by the coding sequence GTGGTTATAGCCATCATCGACAGCAACTTCATCGACAGCAACTTCATCGACTGCAACTTCATCGACTGCAACTTCATCGACTGCAACTTCATCGACTGCAACTTCATCGACTGCAACTTCATCGACTGCAACTTCATCGACTGCAACTTCATCGACTGCAACTTCATCGACTGCAACTTCATCGACTGCAACTTCATCGACTGCAACTTCATCGACTGCAACTTCATCGACCTGAGCTAA
- a CDS encoding flavoprotein, with the protein MNTTSSISNRSPRVVVGIGGGIAAFKAASLVSQLVQSGIEVRVVMTAASEQFIGTNTLAALSGHPVATTGYAPTIWPLGPHIELAEGCDLLCVAPATADLIGKFAHGIADNLLTTLYLQATCPVLIAPAMSNQMWSKPAVQRNIRQLADDGVHQIGPEEGWLSCRKRGSGRMSEPDAITQKVRSMIA; encoded by the coding sequence ATGAACACAACCTCTTCGATCTCCAACCGCTCGCCGCGCGTGGTCGTCGGCATCGGTGGCGGCATCGCCGCGTTCAAGGCGGCCAGTTTGGTCAGCCAATTGGTCCAAAGTGGAATCGAGGTTCGTGTCGTCATGACCGCCGCCAGCGAGCAGTTCATCGGAACCAACACGCTGGCTGCCCTCTCGGGACATCCGGTTGCCACAACCGGCTATGCCCCAACAATTTGGCCACTGGGGCCACACATTGAATTGGCCGAGGGTTGCGACCTGTTGTGCGTTGCCCCAGCAACCGCTGATCTGATCGGAAAATTTGCCCACGGCATCGCCGACAATCTATTGACCACGCTTTATCTGCAAGCGACATGCCCTGTCTTAATCGCCCCTGCGATGAGCAACCAGATGTGGAGCAAACCGGCAGTCCAACGGAACATCCGCCAACTAGCTGACGATGGCGTCCACCAGATCGGTCCCGAAGAGGGCTGGTTGAGTTGCCGAAAGCGTGGCTCGGGGCGAATGAGCGAACCCGATGCGATCACACAGAAAGTTCGTTCGATGATCGCCTAA